A window of the Rhizobium brockwellii genome harbors these coding sequences:
- a CDS encoding ABC transporter permease subunit, producing the protein MIKYALRRLLSTIPVMWIAVTASFFVLRLAPGGPFDGERPLPPVILKNLAAHYNLDKPLIQQYLIYVGDLLRGDLGPSFASEDFTVAQQIMIGLPYTFTIGTAAFLIAIIAGVAVGCLGALYQNKAPDYILGALILVGVVLPNFLIAPILQLVFGIHLAWFPVGGWGDGSIKYLILPIVVLALPHAGRISRITRGSMIEVMNQNFIRTAKAKGIGPRLTVMRHALKPALMPVVSYLGPAASYLLTGSLVVESIFGLPGIGRYFVNAALNRDYGMVLGTVIFYMVLIVFLNLLVDIAYAWLDPKVRNR; encoded by the coding sequence ATGATCAAATACGCACTCCGTCGCCTGCTGTCGACGATCCCCGTCATGTGGATCGCCGTGACAGCCTCGTTTTTTGTTTTGCGCCTTGCCCCCGGCGGCCCTTTCGATGGCGAAAGGCCATTGCCGCCGGTGATCCTGAAGAACCTTGCGGCCCACTATAATCTAGACAAGCCGCTCATCCAGCAGTACCTGATCTATGTCGGTGACCTGCTCCGGGGCGATCTCGGCCCCTCCTTCGCCAGCGAAGATTTCACCGTCGCCCAGCAGATCATGATCGGTCTGCCCTATACCTTTACCATCGGTACGGCTGCCTTCCTGATTGCCATCATTGCCGGCGTGGCCGTCGGCTGTCTCGGGGCACTCTATCAGAACAAGGCACCGGATTATATTCTGGGCGCGCTCATTCTGGTGGGCGTCGTGCTACCGAACTTCTTGATTGCGCCCATCCTGCAGCTCGTCTTCGGCATCCATCTCGCGTGGTTTCCGGTCGGCGGCTGGGGTGACGGCTCGATCAAATACCTCATCCTGCCGATCGTCGTTCTGGCGCTGCCGCATGCCGGCCGTATCTCGCGCATCACGCGCGGCTCGATGATCGAGGTGATGAATCAGAACTTCATTCGCACCGCCAAGGCCAAAGGCATCGGCCCCCGCCTGACGGTCATGCGCCACGCGCTGAAACCTGCGCTGATGCCTGTCGTCTCCTATCTCGGACCGGCTGCAAGTTACCTTCTCACCGGCTCGCTGGTTGTCGAGAGCATCTTCGGATTGCCCGGCATCGGCCGCTATTTCGTCAACGCAGCGCTGAACCGCGATTACGGCATGGTTCTCGGCACGGTCATCTTCTACATGGTGCTGATCGTGTTCCTGAACCTTCTCGTCGATATCGCCTATGCGTGGCTCGATCCGAAAGTGAGAAACAGATGA
- a CDS encoding ABC transporter permease, with translation MILNPAKRELLAQELLEAEGLAPESRSLTKDALRRLGRNKAAVLSIVVLTLLILVAFIGPWFIPFNYEDPDWAAFRIPPSIETGHYFGTDPNGRDLLARVLYGTRVSLAVALTATVVSVFIGVLYGAVSGYIGGRLDAIMMRFVDIMYALPYILFVILLMVIFGRNVYLLFAAIGALEWLTMARIVRGQTLSIKHREFIEAARASGQRPFKIIIKHIIPNLVGPVVIFAALTVPEIIATESFLSYLGFGVQEPLTSLGTLIAEGTDAMESMPWLLVFPASFLVALLLSLLFIGDGLRDAFDPKDR, from the coding sequence ATGATCCTCAACCCCGCAAAACGCGAGCTGCTCGCCCAGGAGCTGCTGGAGGCGGAGGGCCTTGCGCCCGAAAGCCGCTCGCTCACCAAGGATGCCTTGCGCCGCCTCGGGCGCAACAAGGCCGCGGTCCTGTCGATCGTCGTCCTGACGCTGTTAATCCTCGTAGCCTTCATCGGCCCCTGGTTCATTCCCTTCAATTATGAAGATCCTGATTGGGCGGCCTTCCGCATACCGCCCTCGATCGAAACCGGCCACTATTTCGGCACCGACCCGAACGGCCGCGACCTTCTCGCCCGCGTCCTTTACGGCACCCGCGTCTCGCTCGCCGTAGCGCTGACGGCGACCGTCGTCTCAGTCTTCATCGGCGTGCTCTACGGCGCCGTCTCGGGCTATATCGGCGGCAGGCTCGATGCAATCATGATGCGCTTCGTCGATATCATGTATGCGCTTCCCTATATCCTCTTCGTCATCCTGCTGATGGTGATCTTCGGCCGCAACGTCTATCTGCTGTTTGCCGCCATCGGCGCGCTGGAATGGCTGACGATGGCCCGCATCGTGCGCGGCCAGACGCTGTCGATCAAGCACCGCGAATTCATCGAGGCGGCCCGCGCCTCCGGGCAGCGGCCATTCAAGATCATCATCAAGCACATCATCCCGAACCTCGTCGGACCCGTGGTCATCTTCGCAGCATTGACGGTGCCTGAAATCATCGCCACCGAAAGCTTCCTTTCCTATCTCGGCTTCGGCGTGCAGGAACCGCTGACCTCGCTCGGCACGCTGATCGCCGAGGGGACCGACGCCATGGAAAGCATGCCTTGGCTGCTGGTCTTCCCGGCAAGCTTCCTCGTGGCCCTGCTGCTCAGCCTGCTATTCATCGGCGACGGCCTGCGCGACGCGTTCGACCCGAAGGATCGTTAA
- a CDS encoding ABC transporter ATP-binding protein, producing MTDTLLELKDYSITFKTPDGEVKAVSNMNLTVKRGERIAIVGESGSGKSQTFLGIMGLLAKNGKTTGQALLEGKDVLALKPRELDQIRGKDMAMVFQDPMTALNPTLKISRQLTEQLEVHGGLTARAASAAALDMLKRVGIPDPTRRFHLYPHELSGGMRQRIVIAMALLTRPKLLIADEPTTALDVTIQAQILDLFNDLTAEMNTALVMITHDLGVVAGLADRVAVMYAGRIVEEAPVDELFDNPAHPYTAALHASIPRPDQDVDDLVVIPGRPPNLQHLPKGCNFSPRCSQAQDDCIDRPPLLETLAPHHCAACYHPFPRREELLNHG from the coding sequence ATGACGGATACCCTCCTCGAACTCAAAGACTACTCGATCACCTTCAAGACGCCTGATGGTGAGGTGAAGGCGGTCTCGAACATGAACCTGACGGTCAAGCGCGGCGAGCGCATCGCCATCGTCGGCGAATCCGGCTCCGGCAAGAGTCAGACCTTCCTCGGCATCATGGGCCTGCTCGCCAAGAACGGCAAAACCACGGGACAGGCGCTGCTCGAAGGCAAGGACGTGCTGGCGCTGAAACCGCGCGAGCTCGACCAGATCCGCGGCAAAGATATGGCGATGGTCTTCCAAGACCCGATGACGGCCCTCAATCCAACGCTGAAGATCTCCCGGCAGTTGACGGAGCAGCTCGAGGTTCACGGCGGCCTGACGGCGCGCGCCGCCTCCGCCGCCGCACTCGATATGCTGAAACGCGTCGGCATCCCCGACCCGACACGACGCTTCCACCTCTACCCGCATGAGCTCTCCGGCGGCATGCGACAGCGCATCGTCATCGCCATGGCGCTGCTCACCCGGCCGAAGCTTCTGATCGCCGACGAACCGACGACGGCACTCGACGTTACTATCCAGGCGCAGATTCTCGATCTCTTCAACGACCTGACGGCGGAGATGAACACGGCGCTCGTCATGATCACCCACGATCTCGGCGTCGTTGCCGGCCTCGCCGACCGCGTCGCAGTCATGTATGCCGGCCGCATAGTCGAGGAGGCGCCCGTCGACGAGCTCTTCGACAACCCGGCACATCCCTATACCGCAGCACTGCATGCCTCGATCCCGCGGCCGGACCAGGATGTCGATGACCTCGTCGTCATCCCCGGGCGTCCGCCGAACCTGCAGCACCTGCCGAAGGGCTGCAATTTCTCACCGCGCTGTTCGCAGGCCCAGGACGATTGCATCGACCGTCCGCCATTGCTCGAAACGCTGGCGCCGCACCACTGCGCCGCCTGCTACCACCCTTTCCCGCGCCGTGAGGAGTTGCTGAACCATGGCTGA
- a CDS encoding ABC transporter ATP-binding protein, with the protein MADRSLLRVENLTTQFELPAKGLFKPPVFLTAVNNVSFDLSEGRTLGIVGESGCGKSTLGRSILRLLKSQKGRILWQGRNLLDLTDEEMRAARRDMQIIFQDPIASLDPRMTVGDIIAEPLTVFERKLSRAERTERVREIMTAVGLVPEMINRYPHEFSGGQAQRIGIARAVVTKPKLIICDEPVSALDVSIQGQVITLLRKLRKEFGLTLIFISHDLSVVRLISDDVLVLYLGRVVEAGDCATVFDHPAHPYTQALFSAAPIPDPKLARLRTRIRLQGDPPSPLNPPKGCVFSPRCWKATDICRTEMPPTEEVRPGQKAACYHMDKP; encoded by the coding sequence ATGGCTGATCGATCGCTTCTGAGGGTCGAGAACCTGACGACCCAGTTCGAACTGCCGGCGAAAGGCCTCTTCAAGCCGCCGGTCTTCCTCACCGCCGTCAACAATGTCAGCTTCGACCTCAGCGAAGGCCGCACGCTCGGCATCGTCGGCGAATCCGGCTGCGGCAAGTCGACGCTCGGCCGCTCCATCCTACGGCTCTTGAAATCGCAGAAGGGCCGCATCCTCTGGCAGGGTCGCAACCTGCTCGACCTCACGGACGAGGAAATGCGCGCCGCCCGCCGCGACATGCAGATCATCTTCCAGGATCCGATCGCCTCGCTCGACCCGCGCATGACGGTTGGCGACATCATCGCCGAACCGCTCACCGTCTTCGAGCGGAAGCTCTCGAGGGCCGAGCGCACCGAACGCGTCCGTGAGATCATGACCGCCGTCGGCCTGGTGCCGGAGATGATCAACCGCTATCCGCACGAATTCTCCGGCGGGCAGGCGCAGCGCATCGGCATCGCCCGGGCAGTGGTCACCAAACCGAAGCTCATCATCTGCGACGAGCCGGTTTCGGCTCTCGACGTCTCGATCCAGGGTCAGGTGATCACGCTTCTGCGCAAGCTGCGCAAGGAGTTCGGCCTGACGTTGATCTTCATCAGCCACGACCTCTCCGTCGTGCGCCTGATCTCGGACGATGTGCTGGTGCTCTATCTCGGCAGGGTGGTGGAAGCAGGCGACTGTGCCACCGTCTTCGATCATCCGGCCCATCCCTATACGCAGGCGCTGTTTTCGGCCGCACCGATCCCCGATCCGAAGCTTGCGCGCCTGCGCACGCGCATCCGCCTGCAGGGCGACCCGCCCTCGCCGCTCAATCCGCCGAAGGGCTGCGTCTTCTCGCCGCGCTGCTGGAAGGCGACCGACATCTGTCGCACCGAGATGCCGCCGACCGAGGAGGTCCGCCCCGGCCAGAAGGCCGCCTGTTATCACATGGACAAGCCATGA
- a CDS encoding sugar kinase produces the protein MSRRFLSIGECMVELSQAGDGLLRKGFAGDTFNTAWYARACLAADWSVDYFTALGDDAMSDEMLAFINTSGIGTGLIRRIKGRTPGLYMINLKNGERSFSYWRDSSAARSLAADPDRLREAVESAEVVYFSGITLAILPHEDAETLLAEVRRAKAAGKLVVFDPNIRPRLWSSYDVMHTTISEGARSSVLVMPSFDDEAAHFGDDSIEATIHRYRALGAVDIVVKNGADGVTLNFAGEQTFVPAEKVEKVVDTTSAGDSFNGAFLSRYLEAGDAPAAARFAAKVAARVVSEHGALVVKEKLGLDGG, from the coding sequence GTGAGCAGACGGTTTCTATCGATCGGTGAATGCATGGTGGAACTCTCGCAGGCAGGCGACGGCCTGCTGCGCAAAGGCTTCGCCGGCGATACCTTCAACACCGCCTGGTATGCCCGCGCCTGCCTTGCCGCCGACTGGTCGGTCGATTATTTCACCGCCCTCGGTGACGACGCCATGTCGGACGAGATGCTGGCCTTCATCAACACATCAGGCATCGGCACCGGCCTCATCCGCCGCATCAAGGGCAGGACGCCTGGCCTCTATATGATCAACCTGAAGAATGGCGAGCGCTCCTTCAGCTATTGGCGCGACAGCTCGGCCGCCCGCAGCCTGGCGGCCGATCCCGACCGCCTGCGCGAGGCAGTGGAAAGCGCTGAAGTCGTCTATTTCTCCGGCATCACGCTTGCCATCCTGCCGCATGAGGATGCCGAGACGCTGCTTGCCGAAGTCCGTCGCGCCAAGGCCGCCGGTAAGCTCGTCGTCTTCGATCCGAACATCCGCCCCCGCCTCTGGTCGAGCTACGACGTGATGCACACGACGATCAGCGAAGGCGCCCGCTCCTCCGTGCTCGTCATGCCGAGCTTCGATGACGAGGCTGCTCATTTCGGCGATGATTCCATTGAGGCGACGATCCACCGCTATCGCGCACTGGGCGCCGTCGATATCGTCGTCAAGAACGGTGCTGACGGTGTCACGCTGAATTTTGCCGGCGAGCAAACCTTCGTTCCGGCCGAAAAGGTGGAGAAGGTGGTCGACACGACCAGCGCCGGCGACAGCTTCAACGGCGCTTTTCTCTCACGATATCTCGAAGCTGGCGATGCGCCTGCCGCCGCCCGCTTCGCAGCAAAGGTCGCTGCCCGCGTCGTCAGCGAACATGGGGCATTGGTCGTGAAAGAGAAGCTTGGATTGGATGGCGGCTAG
- the gstI gene encoding glutamine synthetase translation inhibitor GstI produces the protein MPTGFHRESATIYQFPVKAIRNANRFERARLMEREAAEVCDAALDSCWYHDEAVRESDRPTKS, from the coding sequence ATGCCCACCGGTTTCCACCGTGAATCCGCAACGATCTACCAGTTTCCCGTTAAGGCGATACGAAACGCCAACCGGTTCGAACGCGCCCGCCTGATGGAGCGCGAGGCAGCCGAAGTCTGCGATGCAGCGCTCGACAGCTGCTGGTACCATGACGAGGCAGTTCGCGAGTCCGATCGGCCGACGAAGTCCTGA
- a CDS encoding glutamine synthetase beta-grasp domain-containing protein encodes MTKFKLEYIWLDGYTPVPNLRGKTQIKEFDEFPTLEQLPLWGFDGSSTMQAEGRSSDCVLKPVAIYPDPARTNGALVMCEVMMPDGVTPHASNARATILDDEDAWFGFEQEYFFYQNGRPLGFPEQGYPAPQGPYYTGVGYSNVGDVAREIVEEHLDLCLAAGINHEGINAEVAKGQWEFQIFGKGSKKAADQIWMARYLLQRLTEKYGIDIEYHCKPLGDTDWNGSGMHCNFSTKFLREVGGKDYFEALMAQFDKNLMDHIAVYGPDNDKRLTGKHETAPWNKFSYGVADRGASIRVPHSFIKNDYKGYLEDRRPNSQGDPYQIASQVLKTISEVPTASSASAAA; translated from the coding sequence ATGACAAAATTTAAGCTCGAGTACATTTGGCTCGATGGGTACACACCGGTACCGAACCTGCGTGGCAAGACGCAGATCAAGGAATTCGATGAATTCCCGACGCTGGAACAGCTTCCGCTGTGGGGTTTCGACGGTTCGTCGACCATGCAGGCCGAGGGCCGCAGCTCTGACTGCGTGCTGAAGCCCGTCGCCATTTATCCCGATCCGGCCCGCACCAACGGCGCTCTCGTCATGTGCGAAGTCATGATGCCTGACGGTGTCACGCCGCACGCATCGAATGCCCGCGCCACCATCCTCGACGACGAAGATGCCTGGTTCGGCTTTGAGCAGGAGTATTTCTTCTACCAGAACGGCCGTCCGCTCGGCTTCCCCGAGCAGGGCTACCCGGCTCCGCAGGGTCCTTATTACACCGGCGTCGGCTACTCGAACGTCGGCGATGTCGCCCGCGAAATCGTCGAAGAGCACCTCGACCTCTGCCTCGCTGCCGGCATCAACCACGAAGGCATCAATGCCGAAGTGGCCAAGGGTCAGTGGGAATTCCAGATTTTCGGCAAGGGCTCCAAGAAGGCCGCCGACCAGATCTGGATGGCACGCTACCTCCTGCAGCGCCTGACCGAAAAGTACGGTATCGACATCGAGTATCATTGCAAGCCGCTCGGCGACACCGACTGGAACGGCTCGGGCATGCATTGCAACTTCTCGACCAAGTTCCTGCGCGAAGTTGGCGGCAAGGACTATTTCGAAGCGCTGATGGCGCAGTTCGACAAGAACCTGATGGACCACATCGCGGTCTACGGCCCCGATAACGACAAGCGCCTGACCGGCAAGCACGAGACTGCTCCGTGGAACAAGTTCTCCTACGGCGTTGCCGACCGTGGTGCTTCGATCCGCGTGCCGCACTCCTTCATTAAGAACGACTACAAGGGCTATCTGGAAGATCGCCGCCCGAACTCGCAGGGCGACCCCTACCAGATCGCTTCGCAGGTTCTGAAGACGATCTCGGAAGTTCCGACCGCAAGCTCGGCTTCTGCTGCCGCATAG
- a CDS encoding glycosyltransferase family 4 protein: MLQRPANTYSGESWVNAAAAGNLPERLVIVTDAWHPQVNGVVRSIENTNRELAKMGVEVSMVTPERFNSIPCPTYPEIRLSIANYRRIAREIEKYNPSYVHIATEGPLGLTARRWCLKNRMPFSTSYHTRFPEYVSARLPIPKSWLYSFVRWFHNGGAGCMVATPSLARELSEKGIRNLMPWSRGIDATQFHPMALEENPFGLPRPIFMTVGRVALEKNLPAFLDLDLPGSKVVVGDGPARVDLEKQYPDVFFAGVQFGEDLAKTYAQADVFVFPSLTDTFGNTILEALASGVPVAAYPVTGPLDIIGEDSDVGALDANLQAACLAALSASRSKARELAMQYSWEAATLQFINNIRAANGVITPKWRKAWQYAKSLPRSRKPGETAGPLPSVD; encoded by the coding sequence ATGCTGCAACGTCCGGCAAACACTTATAGCGGCGAGAGCTGGGTCAATGCCGCAGCCGCCGGAAACCTGCCTGAGAGGCTGGTGATCGTCACCGATGCCTGGCATCCTCAAGTCAACGGCGTCGTGCGCTCGATCGAGAACACCAATCGCGAACTGGCGAAGATGGGCGTCGAGGTTTCGATGGTGACGCCCGAGCGCTTCAACAGCATCCCCTGCCCGACCTATCCCGAGATCCGCCTGTCGATCGCCAATTACCGCCGCATCGCCCGCGAGATCGAAAAGTACAATCCCTCCTACGTGCATATTGCCACCGAAGGTCCGCTGGGGCTGACCGCCCGCCGCTGGTGCCTGAAGAACCGCATGCCGTTTTCGACGAGCTACCACACCCGCTTTCCCGAATACGTCTCCGCGCGCCTGCCGATACCGAAGAGTTGGCTCTATTCCTTCGTCCGCTGGTTCCACAATGGCGGCGCCGGCTGCATGGTGGCGACACCGAGCCTTGCCCGCGAACTGTCGGAAAAGGGCATCCGCAACCTCATGCCCTGGAGCCGCGGCATCGACGCCACGCAGTTCCATCCGATGGCGCTCGAGGAAAACCCGTTCGGCCTGCCGCGTCCGATCTTCATGACCGTCGGCCGCGTGGCGCTGGAAAAGAACCTGCCGGCCTTCCTCGATCTCGACCTCCCGGGTTCCAAGGTCGTCGTTGGCGATGGTCCGGCCCGCGTCGACCTTGAAAAGCAATATCCCGACGTCTTCTTCGCCGGTGTGCAGTTCGGCGAGGATCTGGCGAAAACCTATGCCCAGGCCGACGTCTTCGTCTTTCCCTCGCTCACCGACACCTTCGGCAACACCATCCTCGAAGCGCTGGCATCGGGCGTGCCCGTCGCAGCCTACCCGGTCACCGGCCCGCTCGATATCATCGGCGAGGACAGCGACGTCGGGGCGCTCGACGCCAATCTGCAAGCCGCCTGCCTTGCCGCCCTCTCCGCCTCGCGCAGCAAGGCGCGTGAACTCGCCATGCAATATTCCTGGGAAGCCGCGACACTGCAGTTCATCAACAATATCCGCGCCGCCAATGGCGTCATCACGCCAAAATGGCGTAAGGCCTGGCAGTATGCCAAGTCGCTTCCGAGAAGCAGAAAGCCCGGCGAAACCGCCGGGCCTCTTCCGTCCGTAGACTGA
- a CDS encoding alpha/beta hydrolase has product MSTIKTAVSAAALLAASAVGALADPVLEPTTQKFIDGLAGGKPIYTLSPADARNVLAGAQKGDMKKLAAKEEDRVIKAGPTGSIRLRVVRPEHAKGTLPVILYFHGGGWVLGDADTHDRLVRQIANGADAAVVFVEYERSPEARYPVAIEQAYAATKYVAEHANEFKVDASRLAVAGDSVGGNMAAVVTLLAKERGGPAIDQQVLFYPVTDANFDNGSYNQFADGPWLTKEAMKWFWNAYLPDEAKRKEPTASPLQASLEQLNGLPPALVIVDENDVLRDEGEAYARKLSQAGVKVTSMRYNGTIHDFVLLNAIAETPAARSAIAVANDTLRSALHK; this is encoded by the coding sequence ATGTCGACCATCAAGACCGCAGTTTCCGCAGCAGCACTGCTCGCAGCCTCCGCCGTTGGCGCGCTTGCCGATCCGGTACTCGAACCGACAACGCAGAAATTCATCGACGGGCTTGCCGGCGGCAAGCCGATCTACACGCTGTCGCCGGCCGATGCCCGTAATGTCCTGGCCGGCGCGCAGAAGGGCGATATGAAGAAGCTTGCCGCCAAGGAAGAGGACAGGGTCATCAAGGCTGGCCCGACAGGCAGCATCAGGCTGCGCGTTGTCCGCCCGGAACATGCCAAGGGCACGCTGCCGGTCATTCTCTATTTCCACGGCGGCGGCTGGGTGCTGGGCGATGCGGATACGCATGACCGGCTTGTGCGCCAGATCGCCAACGGCGCCGATGCCGCCGTCGTCTTCGTCGAGTACGAGCGCTCGCCGGAAGCCCGCTATCCCGTTGCCATCGAGCAGGCTTATGCCGCGACCAAATATGTCGCCGAGCATGCCAACGAGTTCAAGGTCGACGCCTCCAGGCTCGCGGTCGCAGGCGATAGCGTCGGCGGCAACATGGCGGCGGTGGTGACGCTGCTTGCCAAGGAACGCGGCGGTCCTGCCATCGATCAGCAGGTGCTGTTCTACCCCGTCACCGACGCCAATTTCGACAATGGTTCCTACAACCAGTTCGCCGATGGCCCGTGGCTGACGAAGGAAGCGATGAAGTGGTTCTGGAACGCCTATCTGCCTGATGAAGCCAAGCGCAAGGAGCCGACTGCCTCACCGCTGCAGGCGTCGCTGGAGCAGTTGAACGGCCTGCCGCCGGCGCTCGTCATCGTTGACGAAAACGACGTGCTGCGCGACGAGGGTGAGGCCTATGCCCGCAAGCTCAGCCAGGCCGGCGTCAAGGTCACGTCGATGCGATACAATGGCACGATCCACGATTTCGTGCTCCTGAACGCAATTGCCGAAACGCCTGCCGCGCGCAGCGCGATTGCGGTCGCGAACGACACGCTTCGCAGCGCGCTTCACAAGTAA
- a CDS encoding MarR family winged helix-turn-helix transcriptional regulator, protein MQDQLKLDNFICFAVYTASHALNRVYKPLLDTLGLTYPQYLAMVSLWDQDGQTVGGLGEKLFLESSTLTPLLKRLETAGYVRRERSRKDERVVVIRLSEEGIRLKEKAIGIPGCIAAASGRDAVDLSRFQAEIVALREALNKSVA, encoded by the coding sequence ATGCAGGATCAACTGAAGCTCGACAATTTCATCTGCTTCGCCGTCTATACGGCAAGCCACGCACTGAATCGTGTCTACAAACCGCTGCTCGACACGCTCGGCCTCACCTATCCGCAATATCTGGCGATGGTTTCGCTCTGGGATCAGGACGGCCAGACCGTCGGCGGCTTGGGTGAAAAGCTCTTCCTGGAATCGAGCACGCTGACCCCGCTGCTCAAACGCCTTGAAACCGCAGGTTATGTCAGACGCGAACGCAGCCGGAAGGATGAACGCGTCGTCGTCATCCGCTTGAGCGAAGAAGGCATTCGCCTGAAGGAAAAGGCGATCGGCATCCCGGGTTGCATCGCCGCTGCCAGCGGTCGCGATGCAGTGGACCTCTCCCGCTTCCAGGCCGAGATCGTCGCGCTGCGTGAAGCGCTGAACAAAAGCGTGGCTTAG
- the der gene encoding ribosome biogenesis GTPase Der, with the protein MSFTVAIVGRPNVGKSTLFNRLVGKKLALVDDTPGVTRDRRPGDARLLGLTFTIIDTAGLEEADAESLQGRMRAQTEAAIDEADLSLFVVDAKSGLTPVDTDLAEMLRRRGKPVVLVANKSEARGSDSGFYDAYTLGLGEPTPISAEHGQGMLDLRDAIVAAIGEDRAYPAKEDVAVTDVEIPQTEGEDSDADEEPAYDETKPLRVAIVGRPNAGKSTLINRFLGEDRLLTGPEAGITRDSISVEWDWRGRTIKMFDTAGMRRKARVIEKLEKLSVADALRAIRFAETVVIVFDATIPFEKQDLQIVDLVLREGRAAVLAFNKWDMIEDRQAVLADLREKTDRLLPQARGIRAVPISGQTGWGLDKLMQSIIDTDRVWNKRISTARLNRWLETQQIQHPPPAVSGRRIKLKYMTQVKARPPAFMISCTRSDALPESYTRYLINGLRADFDMPSVPIRIHFRSPENPFEGKKRRT; encoded by the coding sequence ATGAGTTTCACGGTCGCCATCGTCGGTCGTCCGAATGTCGGCAAGTCGACACTTTTCAACCGGCTGGTCGGCAAGAAGCTGGCGCTTGTCGATGACACGCCGGGTGTTACCCGCGACCGCCGGCCGGGCGATGCGCGGCTGCTGGGGCTGACCTTCACGATCATCGACACGGCTGGTCTGGAAGAGGCCGACGCGGAAAGCCTGCAGGGCCGGATGCGGGCACAGACCGAAGCGGCGATCGACGAGGCGGATCTTTCGCTTTTCGTCGTCGACGCCAAGAGCGGATTGACGCCCGTCGATACCGACCTTGCCGAAATGCTGCGCCGTCGCGGCAAGCCGGTGGTGCTCGTCGCCAACAAATCCGAAGCGCGGGGCTCCGACAGCGGCTTCTATGACGCCTATACGCTCGGGCTCGGCGAGCCGACGCCGATTTCGGCCGAACATGGGCAGGGTATGCTCGACTTGCGCGATGCGATCGTTGCGGCAATCGGCGAGGACCGAGCCTATCCCGCCAAGGAGGATGTCGCCGTTACCGATGTCGAAATTCCACAGACGGAAGGCGAGGACAGCGACGCGGACGAAGAGCCGGCCTATGACGAGACGAAGCCGCTCAGGGTGGCGATCGTCGGCCGGCCGAATGCCGGAAAATCGACGCTGATCAACCGCTTCCTCGGCGAGGACCGGCTTTTGACCGGGCCGGAGGCAGGCATCACCCGCGACTCCATCTCGGTCGAATGGGACTGGCGCGGCCGCACCATCAAGATGTTCGATACCGCAGGCATGCGCCGCAAGGCGCGGGTGATCGAGAAGCTGGAGAAGCTTTCGGTTGCCGATGCGCTGCGCGCCATCCGCTTCGCCGAAACCGTCGTCATCGTCTTCGATGCGACGATCCCCTTCGAGAAGCAGGACCTGCAGATCGTCGACCTCGTGCTGCGAGAGGGCCGTGCCGCTGTGCTCGCCTTCAACAAGTGGGACATGATCGAGGACCGGCAGGCGGTGCTTGCGGATCTGCGCGAAAAGACCGACCGGCTGCTGCCGCAGGCGCGCGGCATCCGCGCCGTGCCGATCTCCGGCCAGACCGGCTGGGGACTGGACAAGCTGATGCAGTCGATCATCGACACGGACAGGGTGTGGAACAAACGCATCTCGACGGCGCGGCTCAACCGCTGGCTGGAGACGCAGCAGATTCAGCATCCGCCTCCGGCCGTTTCCGGCCGCCGCATCAAGCTGAAATACATGACTCAGGTAAAGGCCCGCCCGCCGGCCTTCATGATCTCCTGTACCCGCTCGGATGCGCTACCGGAATCCTATACACGCTATCTGATCAACGGGTTGCGCGCCGATTTCGACATGCCGAGCGTGCCGATCCGCATCCATTTCCGCTCGCCTGAAAATCCGTTCGAGGGCAAGAAGAGGCGGACGTAG